A genomic window from Lotus japonicus ecotype B-129 chromosome 1, LjGifu_v1.2 includes:
- the LOC130731726 gene encoding F-box protein FBW2-like, whose protein sequence is MNVIPLVCKSCHQGAKRPYHWQEIEIEDWSSRHEPDQIDRMVEKMVMISNGSLKKFCVSGVQSQEVLMLIAENAGSLQTLGLPRSNLSDSMMEDFSSKLKLITFLDVSYCIRIGSQALETIGKNCKQLEVLRRNMHPSDTFGKPLNDDEALAIASNMPKLKRLGLTYNLMTNTGILQILSSCHELEHLDLRGCSGVNIGDIFVNENHPRLQVLGPHVEDIDMGDDDEEASDDSELEHLIIDLEDWAVYSDGELQGEEASESSDDEES, encoded by the exons ATGAATGTGATCCCCTTAGTATGTAAATCCTGTCACCAAGGAGCAAAGAGACCATACCATTGGCAAGAGATAGAAATTGAAGATTGGAGTAGCCGTCATGAGCCTGACCAAATTGATCGGATGGTTGAAAAGATGGTTATGATAAGCAATGGATCCCTAAAAAAGTTTTGTGTTTCTGGAGTTCAGAGTCAAGAGGTTTTGATGTTGATCGCGGAAAA TGCTGGATCCCTCCAAACTCTAGGGTTGCCAAGAAGCAACCTAAGTGATTCTATGATGGAAGACTTTTCTTCGAAGCTCAAATTGATAACTTTCTTAGATGTGAGCTATTGTATCCGAATTGGCTCTCAAGCGCTGGAGACCATCGGGAAGAATTGCAAGCAGCTTGAAGTGTTGCGACGGAACATGCACCCAAGTGATACATTCGGCAAGCCCTTGAATGATGATGAGGCATTGGCAATTGCCTCAAACATGCCAAAGTTAAAGCGTTTGGGATTGACCTACAATCTGATGACCAATACGGGCATTCTTCAAATTCTATCAAGTTGTCATGAGCTTGAACATTTGGACCTGAGGGGATGCTCGGGTGTCAATATTGGCGATATCTTTGTCAATGAGAATCATCCAAGGCTCCAGGTTCTAGGGCCTCATGTGGAAGATATCGACATGggggatgatgatgaagaggcCTCTGATGACTCGGAATTGGAACATCTTATCATTGATCTAGAGGATTGGGCTGTATACTCTGATGGAGAGCTTCAAGGTGAAGAAGCTTCGGAGTCTAGTGATGATGAAGAAAGTTAG